One genomic region from Ptychodera flava strain L36383 chromosome 5, AS_Pfla_20210202, whole genome shotgun sequence encodes:
- the LOC139133955 gene encoding O(6)-methylguanine-induced apoptosis 2-like, translated as MADSVKTADTDYQRFSSRPSGRIHKGHGITAASASIPSKYQTIVVDNAESKGFNSRSKRFQDDFNQNENPGPGTYGKWNSVVHINSSSLSKKGMGVGFVSKASRTKRYRGSVGPGPAKYALPSVLQSKSDFNKGSASSSFSRPLATNVRESKIKQPAPNTYSVSRNTVEKHYGSQVQASFRSTSKRGDLNKTKDSFPSPSQYHVNDRLTKDSPRIACSSFQSKTIRKMAASPISNPGPGHYKPHEDIIDPVNRQILPRKHYLCISAPAMPLPPPLPEPGPGSYDVVNYQGPAKHYMSGSVFVSNTSRWTGEVKNAEFPGPATYRPDDLNKKQSFFYNAQNRWI; from the exons ATGGCGGACAGCGTGAAGACAGCTGACACTGATTATCAAAGATTTTCAAGTCGTCCGTCAGGTAGAATTCATAAAG GCCATGGAATAACAGCTGCATCTGCATCAATACCCAGCAAGTATCAAACTATTGTTGTTGATAATGCAGAAAGTAAAGGATTTAATTCCAGATCAAAAAGATTTCAAGATGATTTTAATCAG aatgaaaatccAGGGCCTGGCACATACGGAAAGTGGAATTCCGTTGTACACATCAACAGTTCATCCCTTTCCAAGAAAGGAATGGGTGTAGGTTTTGTATCAAAG GCTTCAAGGACAAAAAGATACAGAGGTAGTGTTGGGCCAGGACCTGCAAAGTATGCACTACCCAGTGTTCTACAAAGTAAAAGTGATTTCAACAAGGGAAGTGCCAGCAGCAGTTTTTCTCGGCCATTAGCAACCAATGTCAGAGAATCTAAAATAAAACAACCAGCTCCAAATACCTACTCT GTTTCAAGAAATACTGTTGAAAAGCATTATGGAAGTCAAGTTCAGGCATCATTTAGATCAACTTCAAAACGTGGTGATTTGAACAAAACGAAGGATAGCTTTCCGTCACCAA GTCAATACCATGTAAATGACAGACTAACCAAAGACTCACCAAGGATAGCTTGCAGTAGTTTTCAGTCTAAAACAATTAGGAAAATGGCAGCATCTCCAATAAGT AATCCAGGACCAGGCCATTACAAACCACATGAAGACATAATAGATCCAGTCAACAGACAGATTTTACC ACGTAAACATTACCTGTGTATCTCAGCGCCTGCCATGCCTTTGCCACCACCGTTACCAGAACCAGGACCTGGTAGTTATGATGTCGTCAATTATCAAGGCCCAGCAAAGCATTATATGTCAGGATCTGTATTTGTATCAAATACTAGTAGATGGACTGGAGAAGTTAAAAATGCTGAATTTCCTGGACCAG CCACATACAGACCAGATGATCTCAACAAAAAACAGTCTTTCTTCTACAATGCTCAAAACAGGTGGATTTGA